Proteins co-encoded in one Lasioglossum baleicum chromosome 3, iyLasBale1, whole genome shotgun sequence genomic window:
- the LOC143207135 gene encoding ferritin, heavy subunit-like, translating into MKWPSGKPAKFKFHKETEAILNAQINAELKAFYYYLSMAAYFGRGDVALPGCESFFMQMHHEEHEHALRFVNYVKMRGGCVNLCDVEQPTEQDWKCPLHAFKTALDLEIEVSEKLVAVNTVAEKHGDLNASDFIVTGFMENQMKSVEEMGRFVAVLSGIGDHGLARFMFDKDMLDNHVLSKFNVLRTKTNLNGSDKQ; encoded by the exons ATGAAATGGCCGAGTGGAAAACCTGCTAAGTTTAAGTTCCACAAGGAAACCGAGGCTATACTAAACGCGCAAATAAACGCGGAGCTCAAAGCATTTTATTACTACTTATCCATG GCTGCATACTTCGGACGCGGCGATGTTGCATTACCTGGTTGTGAGTCGTTCTTCATGCAAATGCATCACGAGGAGCATGAACATGCTCTGAGGTTTGTGAATTATGTTAAAATGCGTGGTGGTTGCGTTAATTTGTGCGACGTCGAGCAGCCTACTGAGCAAGATTGGAAATGTCCACTACATGCCTTCAAA ACGGCTCTAGACCTGGAGATCGAAGTAAGCGAGAAACTCGTAGCAGTGAACACGGTAGCCGAAAAACATGGCGATTTGAATGCCAGTGATTTTATTGTTACTGGCTTCATGGAAAACCAAATGAAGAGTGTCGAAGAGATGGGAAGATTCGTGGCTGTCTTATCTGGAATCGGTGACCATGGATTGGCCCGTTTCATGTTCGACAAAGATATGCTCGACAATCACGTGTTATCAAAATTCAATGTACTTCGAACAAAAACGAATCTGAACGGAAGTGACAAACAGTAG
- the LOC143207137 gene encoding cytochrome c oxidase subunit 6B2, with the protein MSFNNKNDDRVPEVTRYKYPENAGNVTAGATSTLKLVEDKPKPKKKKIIIEVDEDDPCLQDKEQEVVSAGGEIVAHGLDPRFQQQDQTVRCWVMYTDFYRCERILGAGSDACNWFKQVFTSTCPNDWIRYWDVLRTEGKFAWHKYKKQGDFPGDKYGE; encoded by the exons ATGTCATTTAATAACAAGAACGATGACCGTGTTCCGGAAGTAACGAGATACAAATATCCGGAAAATGCTGGCAATGTTACAGCCGGGGCAACCTCAACCTTAAAACTAGTGGAAGATAAACCAAAaccgaaaaagaaaaagataattATCGAAGTAGACGAGGACGATCCATGCCTTCAAGATAAAGAGCAGGAGGTAGTTTCGGCAGGAGGAGAGATCGTCGCTCATGGATTGGACCCAAG ATTTCAGCAACAAGACCAGACGGTACGCTGCTGGGTAATGTACACTGATTTCTATCGTTGCGAACGTATTTTAGGAGCTGGATCAGATGCGTGTAACTGGTTCAAACAAGTTTTCACGTCTACATGTCCAAATGATTGGATTCGTTATTGGGACGTACTTCGAACCGAAGGGAAATTTGCGTGGCATAAGTATAAAAAGCAAGGAGATTTTCCTGGTGATAAATACGGAGAATAG